In the genome of Augochlora pura isolate Apur16 chromosome 8, APUR_v2.2.1, whole genome shotgun sequence, one region contains:
- the LOC144474471 gene encoding LOW QUALITY PROTEIN: uncharacterized protein LOC144474471 (The sequence of the model RefSeq protein was modified relative to this genomic sequence to represent the inferred CDS: substituted 1 base at 1 genomic stop codon), which yields MKVLIFIGCSQFIVSEDHRKQPTYNTQHVRSRKRDQKQKSNDFAVCTGWTQEWVSPRQLRQNNCLEVRDVVPGPFVSPKLLRTQPYVNRSCCGVKENINYGRRGIPDAWREYLVIRGHCGATEARVLQKNLIPCYVRCLATDRLWNDLGLAFEQGIPDPWKDSFRLREIACKKRSTPQIISSYDADDEADIEDFGSSYCRSTRQHKEGMRDHPYMVQRELNLPPHDKNTFQTKGHTLSDTKGKQNKIDQVTVSQSSKLPNQKECVRNKRALVREESLVHGEKKLSAKTLSLTVTKPIIKTNIETNLNEKTSEDVCIVQPKMIRNFACCSFKSQNRIDSNVQHFPNCTSLLNEVNVLQHVLCKNCEDVYRGNNPQRPDPATNIINASEPIPKCCSRRQKIVEYGKIYKQTRLKLCGCMQKTKQQFDKFSCPRQLEKGDVIVNPDLKLVCCRCDCPYLKIASPNPIDGKTGSNNRQSCRMQNDHRIGPRERRRISKYAATRKHGSNCNNSENRSRTRAENKTNVSKRDLQRTLHSKAAKXFEVSNKNVNNYPKSEVGSNNNQLNNE from the coding sequence atgaaagtattaatatttattggctGTTCACAATTTATAGTGTCAGAAGATCACAGAAAACAACCAACTTACAATACTCAACACGTGCGAAGCAGGAAACGGGATCAAAAACAGAAGTCGAACGACTTCGCAGTTTGTACTGGTTGGACACAAGAATGGGTATCACCACGACAACTTCGACAGAATAATTGTCTCGAAGTCCGAGATGTAGTTCCGGGTCCATTTGTCTCGCCAAAACTGTTACGGACGCAACCATATGTTAACAGATCCTGCTGTGgcgtaaaagaaaatattaattacggcAGACGAGGCATTCCCGACGCATGGCGCGAATACTTAGTTATCAGAGGACACTGCGGTGCAACAGAGGCACGTGTTTTGCAAAAGAACTTGATACCTTGTTACGTCAGATGTCTCGCCACCGACCGACTCTGGAACGATCTGGGTTTAGCCTTCGAACAGGGGATTCCTGATCCGTGGAAAGATTCGTTTCGTCTTCGAGAAATCGCCTGCAAAAAAAGGTCTACCCCGCAAATTATCAGTAGTTACGATGCGGACGATGAAGCAGACATAGAGGACTTCGGTTCTAGCTATTGTAGGTCTACAAGACAACATAAAGAGGGTATGAGAGATCATCCTTACATGGTACAGCGTGAATTGAATTTGCCGCCGCATGATAAGAATACTTTTCAAACGAAGGGGCATACTTTGAGCGATACAAAAGgtaagcaaaataaaattgatcaagTAACGGTTAGCCAAAGTTCAAAGTTACCGAATCAAAAAGAGTGCGTTAGGAATAAACGTGCACTGGTAAGAGAGGAATCTTTGGTGCACGGTGAAAAGAAGCTATCGGCAAAGACATTAAGTCTCACGGTTACGAAaccaattattaaaacaaatattgaaacCAATCTGAACGAGAAAACAAGTGAGGATGTATGCATAGTTCAGCCTAAAATGATACGAAATTTTGCATGTTGTAGTTTTAAGTCACAGAATCGTATTGATTCGAACGTTCAACATTTTCCCAATTGCACGAGCTTGCTGAATGAGGTAAACGTGTTGCAACACGTGCTCTGCAAGAATTGCGAAGATGTTTATCGCGGAAATAATCCGCAGAGACCAGATCCTGCAACAAATATCATAAACGCCTCTGAACCGATCCCGAAGTGTTGTTCCAGAAGGCAGAAAATTGTGGAATACGgaaaaatttacaaacaaaCAAGATTGAAGCTTTGCGGCTGCATGCAGAAGACAAAGCAACAGTTCGACAAATTTAGTTGTCCGAGACAATTGGAAAAGGGGGACGTAATCGTCAATCCGGATTTGAAGCTGGTGTGCTGTCGCTGCGATTGTCCTTATCTGAAGATCGCGTCGCCGAATCCGATTGATGGAAAAACAGGCAGCAACAATAGACAATCCTGCAGGATGCAGAATGATCATCGTATAGGCCCGCGCGAACGCAGACGCATTTCAAAATACGCTGCAACGCGGAAACACGGGAGCAATTGCAACAATTCCGAGAATCGTTCGAGAACGCGTGCTGAAAACAAAACGAACGTTTCTAAACGTGACCTTCAACGAACGTTACATTCAAAGGCTGCTAAGTGATTTGAAGTGTCGAACAAGAATGTTAATAACTATCCAAAGTCGGAAGTTGGCAGCAACAACAACCagttaaataatgaatag
- the LOC144474260 gene encoding uncharacterized protein LOC144474260, which yields MAKTKTISKGCPKCEQQVPVACKACPCGHSFFNARRNSIKSPPSPDSGVMKTRRTNRIKREKPNYYDALEYDKQSKKSAKIRKATDAASDIDCRQLNKKKKRKVKSKGKNGSNNGLGDDDDEMEGINGLSAEKQLTCSLILQELNNKMRVVAWKPT from the exons atggCAAAGACTAAAACAATCAGCAAAGGCTGCCCAAAATGTGAACAGcag GTTCCTGTTGCTTGTAAAGCATGTCCATGCGgtcattcattttttaatgcaagACGCAATTCTATTAAGAGTCCTCCAAGTCCTGATAGTGGAGTAATGAAAACTAGACGAACTAATCGAATTAAACGGGAGAAACCAAATTATTATGATGCTTTAGAATATGACAAACAATCAAAGAAAAGTGCTAAA ATAAGAAAAGCAACAGATGCAGCTAGCGATATTGACTGccgacaattaaataaaaagaagaaacgtaAAGTGAAAAGTAAAGGAAAGAATGGGAGTAATAATGGATTAGGAGATGATGATGACGAAATGGAAGGAATCAATGGTTTGTCAGCAGAGAAACAGCTTACTTGCTCTTTGATATTGcaagaattaaataacaaaatgagAGTGGTAGCTTGGAAGCCTACATGA